The DNA window TCCGGAAAGCCCGGTCGGTTTTGCCGTTACAAAGAGCAGATCGCCGTTTTTCAGGTCTGCTACCCGGGAACTCCTGCAGCTGCAAAGCACTGCTGCCATGCACACGGCAAAGAAGAGTTGCAGCAGGCTACTTTTTCTTAAAATTCTTTTCATAGCATTCAATCCAGTTCCGCACGGTAATCTTTTTACACAGTTCGGCAATCAGTTCCATAGGAATATCATCCATTTTTTTAAACCTGACGCATGATTTCCCCATATCCAGCTTCCGCTTTGAATATTTGGGATATTCACTGGTAAACCATGCCAGCAGTTCCGGCTGGGCATACATTCCCATATGGTACAGGGCAATAAAATTTTTCTGTGAGGCAATGCTGATAAAAGGCAACGGCGTTCCGGGGCTGCAATGGTAACCTGCAGGATAGAGATCCAGCGGAACACCCCAGCCCGGCATTCCGTACCCCATCCCGAACGTGAATCCTTCAGGAAGGTTGGTATCGATCGTATCTGAAAGCTTTTTGAATATGTCCT is part of the Chryseobacterium camelliae genome and encodes:
- a CDS encoding DUF1801 domain-containing protein, which produces MQTTALSAEEYLSQIPEERQDIFKKLSDTIDTNLPEGFTFGMGYGMPGWGVPLDLYPAGYHCSPGTPLPFISIASQKNFIALYHMGMYAQPELLAWFTSEYPKYSKRKLDMGKSCVRFKKMDDIPMELIAELCKKITVRNWIECYEKNFKKK